The segment TCAGAGGGCTAATGGAAAGACCAAATGGAATCatgtcagtattttaaaatgataaacatgGATAATTGCCTGGAGAATTAATGATGATGACAAAGGTTTTTAtccaaatattgtttcattttccatattttgttatttgttccCCAAAAATAATATGATCTACTGAACAAACAGGCAGATCAATCTGAATGTGGCACAAGTcaaccatcttttctttctttctttctttctttctttctttctttctttctttctttctttctttctttcatgtgcaaGGAAGGAGTCCAGGTAAACCTTTCTAAACaccttttttctatatttaaatagttGAATGCTGCTCATTTTCCTTTACACCTACCTGACTCCCTtgtggttaaaattttaaaagtcatgtaATACCCTCAAATACTttgtaatgaatgaaaaattcagaGCACAAAACTGAACAATCATGTGGTAGGGGGTTGTTGATTTCAGTCTCAGAGGACGAGGACTCCCTGAAAttgtgttcataaaacaaacagaataatAATCAAGTTTAAGAAGGCTGAGGCACAGTGGCATTATTATAATGTTACAAAGTCAATACAGTGGAGCGACCTTCACCATTGTCTGCTTTTTGCAGCTCCAAGatactctggttcagaaggaagaAGAACTTGCTAGGCTACATGAAAAGAATAATCATCTCAGACAATACCTGAATTCTACTTTGGTTAAATGTCTTGAAGAAAAGGCCAAGGTGTGTAATAATCTTTTTATAAGGTCAGGGCAGTGATTTAAGAAAGGAAACcattaatgtaaaatttcttaattaaaaagcAAGAAGTGTACTTAACAACAGGTCATGGGATATATGAGTAGAATGGATAACATTTCTTAAGGAAGTACATGACTTTCACTAGAACTTTTATGTATCATTTATTAGAAGTATCTAGATTGCAGATTCTATCCAGACATTATTACAAAAATAGTTTCTTATATATCAAAAGCTAGGGATTGCTGAGGAAACAGGTTGATCAAACGGAGAGTTAGGTGGAAATCAgagatttaaaaactcagttgttttaattatcttcttaatgtagaaattaaagatttaaaaactcagttgttttaattattttctggctTTAGGAAAATCATTCTCAATTAGAAATTTGGTTACCTGCagctacaaaaactaaaaatctgtGAAAAATCTCAATCTAAGATGCTGTGATGATAACTGGAGCTTAGTATCTTGAGCAGCAATTCAGTATATAcagttacattattttttattcacatttttcttacACTATTAAATGAGCTATTTCTAACTCAAAGATAGCTTGCCTATAGTCTCTTcgtgttcttttttctttagttttgtgtttttcctaGTATGTGTTTGCTTCTATGACCAATTTTTACTTTACTCTTAGAGAAACTATTATTTGATATTATGTAGTCTAAATTGATTATGTGTCTGCTGCTTTTACTGAATCTAACAGTTGAGAGAAGAAAAGATACTAGATTTGACTACTTTACTGTATAGTAAGCTTTCATAAATAAAGGGCTAGCATTGGCTTCTAACTCTAGCCACCATTCCttgaaaaagacattattaaattattaaatgacattaattagctttacctttcttgacctcagttctccaagatttaaaataacaactgTTTTCAAGGGATTGCTTTGAAAGTTAATGAAATAACATAAGGAATGTTGTATAGTGTTTAAACAAGAGTTCTGTCTATATTCAAATAACTTAGGTTTAATTCTAGGCCAAGGGATACTTAGCAAGTCACAAATATGTCTgtgtcttagtttcctcattaaTGGAGATTTTAACAGTATCTATATCCAAAGAAATAGTGCATGTGATGAACTATTCATAAAttatatcaaataataatttgtttattttatcagtgataattcaataaacaattgcttttattgtcatttttgtaaaaattattacttCTCTGATTTGAAATCTTCAAGACATGATCtgcttttttcaagtttcaaactgaGAGTAAGAAATGAATTCAGGTTCCTAAGAAATAAGATGTTATCATGGATTTTACTTTAGTAACAGACACTAATCTAATCCATTTTACttgtatgtgaaaaaatattagaaatttaacctatttttctaaagaatgagGGTAACTAGTAGATATTTAAAGGaagtataattttcaaatgtcacTTCTTCAGAAATTGTTGTCATCAGATGAGTTCTCCAAAGTGTGTGGAAAAttcagaaaggggaagaggaaacaCAAAGAGCAGGGATACTCTCCTGCTGAGATCCCCCATCCTAAAAATGCCAAGAGAAACCTCTCTTGTGAGTTTGCTAACTGTGAAAAACCACCTGGGCCCCATGGTAATCCCTGGGTGCTACAAACACTTGGATTGAAAGACCTCAACACCATTGATGACACCTCATCAGCTAACTACAGTGCCCTCTCCTCTCATCCCAGAATAGTGACTAGCACATACTCCCATTTTCCGAGTGATGCCATTGATTATGAAAATGTCCACAGAGAGGATGTGCCAATCAACTATGGAGGTGAAAGAACAACCCCCTTGCACAGCACTGCCAGCCATGGGGAAGACTTCCACTACTTTTCTCAACTTTCAAATCCCCCAACAGAGGTGCAAACACTTCCTTATCATCCAGCTGATGTGTCACCCAACAAGACAGAGATGACATTTTACACATCTCTGAGTCCTCACTGTAATGTCAAAACTCATTCTTTCCACCAGGAACAAGCCTTTGTGTGTAGAGATGAAGAAGGAGGCTGGAAGTTTACCTGGGTCCCTAAACAGCCTTAGTGACCCCTCTTGTATCACAGAGCACTGCCAGGAACTCTTTTACAAAGATCTCTCTTGCACTTGAACCTGACTATGTGGAGCATAGAAGCTATTGCCCAGACAATCTTTAGCCACTTTAAATGTTACTCTCAACTACCACTTAAATTTGTAGGGAATAGCTTCCAAGAATCCATATGAGAGGTATATGCTCTTCCTCCACCTGAACTTGACTAGTTTGCACATCAATGTCTGCtatcaacttcttctctttgcccTGTACTTGAGAAGGTGTTTTCCAATCTTTTGTAGATTTCTTCAAGAACTAGATATACTTTGCTTATCATGACCTGTTTAACACCTTTTGTTCTCTTATCAAGTAGTTTAAATATGTATGGTCTTTATTTCTGTCC is part of the Ictidomys tridecemlineatus isolate mIctTri1 unplaced genomic scaffold, mIctTri1.hap1 Scaffold_182, whole genome shotgun sequence genome and harbors:
- the LOC144372877 gene encoding geminin coiled-coil domain-containing protein 1-like, with amino-acid sequence MNTILPCQDQYFAGDKSYNCLYSTTPSETSVDISTETWISFWAAGLLDNSEPQQAPQAQDSSSNSSFPILDSCSWEEAQLSSQFYRNKQLQDTLVQKEEELARLHEKNNHLRQYLNSTLVKCLEEKAKKLLSSDEFSKVCGKFRKGKRKHKEQGYSPAEIPHPKNAKRNLSCEFANCEKPPGPHGNPWVLQTLGLKDLNTIDDTSSANYSALSSHPRIVTSTYSHFPSDAIDYENVHREDVPINYGGERTTPLHSTASHGEDFHYFSQLSNPPTEVQTLPYHPADVSPNKTEMTFYTSLSPHCNVKTHSFHQEQAFVCRDEEGGWKFTWVPKQP